In Patagioenas fasciata isolate bPatFas1 chromosome 2, bPatFas1.hap1, whole genome shotgun sequence, a single window of DNA contains:
- the ATPSCKMT gene encoding ATP synthase subunit C lysine N-methyltransferase isoform X3 translates to MLVLVLRERGGVMAKVLANGSQAAGTQEDCEGSCRRRSWGLLATAGVGGTLVAIYAVATPFVTPALRKVIAAAKRGFKAVGYELNPWLVWYSRYRAWRDGVHQSTRFYISDLWKVSFSHYTNVVVFGVPRMMPQLEKKLEEELECNARIIACRFPFPCWIPDHTTGEGIDTVWAYDLKHSRGCETKSLEITPGAES, encoded by the exons ATGCTTGTCTTGGTGCTGAGGGAGCGCGGTG GTGTGATGGCCAAGGTGCTGGCGAACGGGAGCCAGGCAGCAGGCACACAGGAGGATTGCGAAGGCAGCTGCAGGAGAAGGAGCTGGGGGCTGCTGGCCACCGCTGGTGTTGGGGGGACCTTGGTGGCAATTTATGCTGTGGCCACCCCTTTCGTGACCCCGGCTCTGAGGAAG GTGATAGCAGCTGCAAAAAGGGGATTCAAAGCTGTTGGTTATGAATTAAATCCCTGGCTAGTCTGGTACTCCAGATACCGAGCCTGGAGAGATGGGGTACATCAGAGCACCAGATTTTATATTTCAGACTTATGGAAG GTTTCCTTTTCCCATTATacaaatgttgttgtttttggggtACCTCGAATG ATGCCACAGTTGGAGAAGAAACTAGAAGAAGAACTTGAATGTAATGCCAGAATCATTGCCTGTCGTTTTCCTTTCCCTTGCTGGATTCCAGATCATACTACTGGAGAGGGAATAGACACTGTATGGGCCTATGACTTGAAACATTCTAGAGGATGTGAAACAAAAAGCTTGGAAATTACACCAGGGGCAGAATCATGA
- the ATPSCKMT gene encoding ATP synthase subunit C lysine N-methyltransferase isoform X1, which yields MLVLVLRERGGVMAKVLANGSQAAGTQEDCEGSCRRRSWGLLATAGVGGTLVAIYAVATPFVTPALRKVCLPFVPATSTQIQNVLKMLENRSGSLVDIGSGDGRVVIAAAKRGFKAVGYELNPWLVWYSRYRAWRDGVHQSTRFYISDLWKVSFSHYTNVVVFGVPRMMPQLEKKLEEELECNARIIACRFPFPCWIPDHTTGEGIDTVWAYDLKHSRGCETKSLEITPGAES from the exons ATGCTTGTCTTGGTGCTGAGGGAGCGCGGTG GTGTGATGGCCAAGGTGCTGGCGAACGGGAGCCAGGCAGCAGGCACACAGGAGGATTGCGAAGGCAGCTGCAGGAGAAGGAGCTGGGGGCTGCTGGCCACCGCTGGTGTTGGGGGGACCTTGGTGGCAATTTATGCTGTGGCCACCCCTTTCGTGACCCCGGCTCTGAGGAAGGTGTGCCTGCCCTTTGTTCCTGCGACTTCCACTCAGATCCAGAATGTGTTGAAAATGCTGGAAAACAGAAGCGGCTCTCTAGTTGACATTGGTAGTGGAGATGGGCGTGTT GTGATAGCAGCTGCAAAAAGGGGATTCAAAGCTGTTGGTTATGAATTAAATCCCTGGCTAGTCTGGTACTCCAGATACCGAGCCTGGAGAGATGGGGTACATCAGAGCACCAGATTTTATATTTCAGACTTATGGAAG GTTTCCTTTTCCCATTATacaaatgttgttgtttttggggtACCTCGAATG ATGCCACAGTTGGAGAAGAAACTAGAAGAAGAACTTGAATGTAATGCCAGAATCATTGCCTGTCGTTTTCCTTTCCCTTGCTGGATTCCAGATCATACTACTGGAGAGGGAATAGACACTGTATGGGCCTATGACTTGAAACATTCTAGAGGATGTGAAACAAAAAGCTTGGAAATTACACCAGGGGCAGAATCATGA
- the ATPSCKMT gene encoding ATP synthase subunit C lysine N-methyltransferase isoform X2, with protein sequence MAKVLANGSQAAGTQEDCEGSCRRRSWGLLATAGVGGTLVAIYAVATPFVTPALRKVCLPFVPATSTQIQNVLKMLENRSGSLVDIGSGDGRVVIAAAKRGFKAVGYELNPWLVWYSRYRAWRDGVHQSTRFYISDLWKVSFSHYTNVVVFGVPRMMPQLEKKLEEELECNARIIACRFPFPCWIPDHTTGEGIDTVWAYDLKHSRGCETKSLEITPGAES encoded by the exons ATGGCCAAGGTGCTGGCGAACGGGAGCCAGGCAGCAGGCACACAGGAGGATTGCGAAGGCAGCTGCAGGAGAAGGAGCTGGGGGCTGCTGGCCACCGCTGGTGTTGGGGGGACCTTGGTGGCAATTTATGCTGTGGCCACCCCTTTCGTGACCCCGGCTCTGAGGAAGGTGTGCCTGCCCTTTGTTCCTGCGACTTCCACTCAGATCCAGAATGTGTTGAAAATGCTGGAAAACAGAAGCGGCTCTCTAGTTGACATTGGTAGTGGAGATGGGCGTGTT GTGATAGCAGCTGCAAAAAGGGGATTCAAAGCTGTTGGTTATGAATTAAATCCCTGGCTAGTCTGGTACTCCAGATACCGAGCCTGGAGAGATGGGGTACATCAGAGCACCAGATTTTATATTTCAGACTTATGGAAG GTTTCCTTTTCCCATTATacaaatgttgttgtttttggggtACCTCGAATG ATGCCACAGTTGGAGAAGAAACTAGAAGAAGAACTTGAATGTAATGCCAGAATCATTGCCTGTCGTTTTCCTTTCCCTTGCTGGATTCCAGATCATACTACTGGAGAGGGAATAGACACTGTATGGGCCTATGACTTGAAACATTCTAGAGGATGTGAAACAAAAAGCTTGGAAATTACACCAGGGGCAGAATCATGA
- the CCT5 gene encoding T-complex protein 1 subunit epsilon — protein sequence MSAVGTLAFDEYGRPFLILKDQERKTRLMGLEALKSHIMAAKAVASTLRTSLGPNGLDKMMVDKDGEVTVTNDGATILNMMDVDHQIAKLMVELAKSQDDEIGDGTTGVVVLAGALLEQAEQLLDRGIHPIRIADGYEQAARIAIEHLDKISDSFPVDPQNTEPLIQTAKTTLGSKVVNRCHRQMAEIAVNAVLTVADMERKDVDFELIKVQGKVGGRLEDTQLVKGVIVDKDFSHPQMPKVLRDAKIAILTCPFEPPKPKTKHKLDVTSVEDYKALQKYEKEKFEEMVKQIKDTGANLAICQWGFDDEANHLLLQNELPAVRWVGGPEIELIAIATGGRIVPRFCELTPEKLGFAGIVREISFGTTKDRMLVIEQCQNSRAVTIFIRGGNKMIIEEAKRSLHDALCVIRNLVRDNRIVYGGGAAEISCALAVSEAADKCPSLEQYAMRAFADALEVIPMALSENSGMNPIQTMTEVRARQVKENNPALGIDCLQKGTNDMKQQHVIETLIGKKQQISLATQVVRMILKIDDIRRPGESEE from the exons atgTCGGCCGTGGGGACTCTGGCGTTTGATGAGTATGGGCGCCCCTTCCTCATCCTCAAGGACCAGGAGCGCAAGACGCGCCTCATGGGGCTGGAGGCGCTCAAG TCTCACATAATGGCAGCAAAGGCTGTAGCAAGTACTCTGAGAACATCCCTTGGGCCCAATG gcTTGGATAAAATGATGGTGGACAAAGATGGTGAGGTGACTGTGACAAATGATGGTGCTACCATCCTGAATATGATGGATGTAGATCACCAGATAGCCAAACTTATGGTGGAGCTGGCTAAATCTCAAGACGATGAGATTGGTGATGGTACTACTGGAGTTGTtg TTCTGGCTGGAGCATTATTGGAACAGGCTGAGCAATTACTTGATCGTGGTATTCACCCAATCAGAATAGCAGACGGTTATGAGCAGGCAGCCCGCATTGCTATTGAGCATCTAGACAAAATCAGTGACAGCTTTCCAGTTGATCCACAGAACACTGAACCTCTGATCCAGACAGCAAAGACAACACTGGGCTCTAAAGT agttAACCGTTGTCACAGACAAATGGCAGAAATTGCTGTAAATGCTGTACTGACAGTAGCAGATATGGAACGTAAAGATGTTGATTTTGAGCTGATCAAAGTACAAGGCAAAGTGGGAGGGAGACTGGAAGATACGCAGTTGGTTAAAGGAGTGATTGTGGATAAAGATTTCAGTCATCCACAGATGCCTAAA GTGCTTAGAGATGCCAAAATTGCAATCCTTACTTGTCCGTTCGAGCCACCTAAGCCTAAAACAAAGCATAAGCTTGATGTCACATCTGTGGAAGATTACAAGGCACTGCAGAAATATGAAAAGGAGAAGTTTGAAGAGATGGTGAAACAG ATAAAAGACACTGGTGCAAACCTTGCTATTTGCCAGTGGGGTTTTGATGATGAAGCAAATCACTTGCTGCTCCAGAATGAGCTGCCTGCAGTACGTTGGGTTGGTGGACCTGAAATAGAA TTAATTGCCATTGCAACTGGAGGACGCATCGTTCCTCGCTTCTGTGAACTCACGCCGGAAAAACTGGGTTTTGCGGGTATTGTCCGAGAGATCTCCTTTGGGACAACAAAGGACAGAATGCTTGTCATTGAACAGTGTCAGAATTCCAGAGCTGTGACCATTTTCATTAGAGGAGGAAATAAAATG ATAATTGAAGAAGCAAAGCGGTCTCTTCATGATGCATTGTGTGTAATCCGAAATCTTGTTCGTGATAATCGTATTGTATATGGGGGTGGTGCCGCTGAAATTTCTTGTGCCTTGGCAGTCAGTGAAGCAGCAGATAAG TGCCCATCTTTAGAACAATATGCTATGAGAGCTTTTGCAGATGCGCTGGAGGTAATTCCCATGGCACTTTCAGAGAACAGTGGTATGAATCCGATACAGACCATGACTGAAGTGCGGGCTAGACAAGTGAAAGAAAATAATCCTGCCCTCGGCATTGATTGTTTGCAGAAAGGAACAAATG